One window of the Anoplolepis gracilipes chromosome 9, ASM4749672v1, whole genome shotgun sequence genome contains the following:
- the LOC140669395 gene encoding uncharacterized protein yields the protein MARVGLLVTVLAILGYMSQALPTSEEFQSELENFLKRQRETIEGLENSTENKIKDWLKDTFPDVNVEIEKFEVEVPKLFASTDEVPDVNDVIQKLTDQKLIKKLKELVIKVIKEVIKSRLPSAELIEDISNILKEINELYKLGEEEFEKRIGGLVKKLKDRLEELKKSLEELKKSLKELVEKLKEKLKEIANKLKGKILNVVVENTKKLKELQEWLKEKFEDSLKKEFEKLKDLPEELNEKLDKFEEKLFSFTKAAEIFVDKLNEVIKKIYEIKNKLKDNFKNIGEKVKDGLEDAKEKGKKYFQKMKNAAEEITRQAEKVITDLTKYAKIFFEGLGGSIKEDVGKIGNKIADKTKDVKENAKDVAEKIKDLFG from the exons ATGGCGCGCGTTGGTCTTCTAGTGACCGTGCTGGCGATTCTGGGCTACATGAGCCAG GCCCTCCCAACATCAGAGGAATTTCAATCTGAGCTAGAAAACTTTCTAAAGAGACAACGAGAAACCATAGAAGGGCTTGAAAATTCtacggaaaataaaattaaggatTGGTTAAAAGATACATTCCCAGATGTAAATGTAGAAATCGAGAAATTCGAAGTTGAGGTGCCTAAACTATTTGCCTCGACTGATGAAGTTCCAGATGTTAATGATGTCATTCAAAAACTCACTGaccaaaaattgataaaaaagctAAAGGAACTAGTGATTAAAGTTATCAAAGAGGTGATCAAAAGTCGCTTACCCAGTGCTGAGCTTATAGAAGATATCTCTAATATTCTTAAGGAGATAAATGAGCTCTATAAATTAGGTGAAGAGGAATTTGAAAAACGTATTGGAGGATTGGTGAAGAAGTTAAAGGATCGTTTGGAGGAGCTAAAAAAGAGTTTGGAGGAGCTAAAAAAGAGTTTGAAGGAGTTAGTAGAAAAGTTAAAAGAGAAGTTGAAGGAAATTGCAAATAAGCTAAagggaaaaattttaaatgttgttGTGGAGAATaccaaaaaattgaaagaactGCAAGAAtggttgaaagaaaaatttgaagacAGCCTAAAGAAAGAATTCGAGAAGTTAAAAGATTTACCTGAAGAGCTAAATGAAAAATTGgataaatttgaagaaaaattattttctttcacgaAAGCGGCTGAAATATTTGTTGACAAACTTAAcgaagttattaaaaaaatttatgaaatcaagaacaaattaaaagataatttcaaGAACATCGGTGAAAAAGTGAAAGATGGATTAGAGGATGCCAaggagaaaggaaaaaagtactttcagaaaatgaaaaatgctgCTGAAGAAATCACACGTCAAGCAGAAAAAGTCATTACGGATCTAACGAAATATGCCAAGATCTTCTTCGAGGGATTAGGAGGAAGCATTAAGGAAGACGTTGGGAAAATCGGCAACAAGATCGCAGATAAAACAAAAGATGTCAAGGAAAATGCCAAAGACGTCGCGGAAAAAATCAAGGACCTTTTTGGATAA
- the LOC140669601 gene encoding uncharacterized protein: MKQPIAVRIIKFPLKLIMANTCKIFANFAVIFLASLSLSSAFTQDFTQDGHFQENFDLKQPFIREKRGEDVYLVTKPDPLELEELSESQTVHNRRAIEEKQLNYKADRKNEEKPKTNDDTDDAKDDISLYKNMQDLIQAFILADEQDITMRLQQLRELQNATESETLSNLPKRSAAAAAAAAVASDLLGSNLWESVPLTDLDTYSCEDEAVGYGHVHVSGRLVHHLFCELRLLSHLFLNIVRSLRAGFALGPLITEEVIASGHGILHILLHPLRLLRTVIREPHHLLILPDIIKDAVPFRIVFRAFHRLVRVIFDIHHFIRELFWGHAHHVFGHFFNLHYGLRERLYALRQEKLHHLYGHHGYGSIIPYFGEQNVGGIGGDNGVSTATSAAAAAAAAAGAAAATATATAANGGVTYPDYRNSLAEILTSFRGFYNGYYASGMPHLIRTGVKSISTSTAYSKVISYLSNLPSYLSSCSNIGSYLSKIPSYLNNFSSYAPQSATVTATSTASASSSVSSPAIAPAIAPVAPIETVSSSASASASVAEIPVISAVPNIVSQVPIIPSTGAASAAATAAVSAAAAAAAASTVSASPIVSNYVQPCEPVFEPVSSVISETTVSESASNVASPGVVAPSLSIDNTPAVASASASASASSASNVSPVISAGPVQPLSLPYSLRYRPRPILSAAGPASAASASSSASVSSGGGLIQSSPYRGLDWNLGGRLPLNRPQVYPGLPFVRYPSARYPSSGAATAAASSAASGNAAAASSASSVSSGGLNFVLPRAQIIGALGHDYLTPGDIISITLRNKAILCGTVLDATSPISFNFLRPKLRASLLRNAGRVWNLSPGDFRDPECVHRLNSPRLLRYAN, from the exons ATGAAGCAGCCTATTGCTGTTAGAATCATCAAGTTCCCATTGAAACTCATCATGGCGAATACGTGCAAAATATTTGCGAATTTTGCTGTCATCTTTCTGGCATCCTTGTCTTTGAGTTCGGCATTTACTCAAGACTTCACTCAAGATGGACACTTTCAAGagaattttgatttgaaaCAACCGTTTATTCgagagaaaagaggagagGATGTTTATCTCGTGACAAAACCTGATCCTTTGGAGTTGGAAGAATTATCAGAATCACAAACCGTCCACAATAGAAGGGCGATCGAAGAAAAGCAGTTAAATTACAAGGCCGACAGAAAGAACGAAGAGAAGCCGAAAACGAATGACGATACTGACGATGCtaag GATGATATATCTCtgtacaagaatatgcaagaCCTTATCCAAGCATTTATTCTCGCGGATGAGCAAGATATTACTATGAGGTTGCAACAATTGCGGGAACTGCAg aatgcTACGGAATCCGAAACACTTAGCAATTTACCGAAACGATCCGCAGCTGCAGCCGCAGCCGCAGCCGTAGCTAGCGATCTTCTGGGGTCGAATTTATGGGAATCTGTTCCTCTGACTGATCTCGATACTTACTCTTGCGAAGATGAGGCCGTCGGATACGGTCATGTGCATGTGTCAGGTCGGCTCGTGCACCACTTATTCTGCGAACTCAGACTGCTCTCCCACCTTTTCCTGAATATTGTACGAAGCTTAAGAGCCGGTTTTGCCTTGGGACCACTGATCACAGAGGAAGTCATCGCCAGCGGCCATGGCATCTTGCACATCTTGCTACATCCCCTACGACTTCTCCGCACTGTCATCAGAGAACCTCATCATTTGCTGATTTTGCCCGATATAATTAAAGACGCTGTACCATTCCGCATCGTTTTTCGCGCTTTTCATCGACTCGTACGCGTCATCTTCGACATTCATCACTTTATACGCGAATTGTTTTGGGGACATGCTCATCACGTTTTCGGACACTTCTTCAACTTACATTATGGTCTGCGGGAGAGACTGTACGCGCTTCGACAAGAAAAATTGCATCACTTATACGGACATCATGGTTACGGATCGATAATTCCATACTTTGGAGAACAAAATGTTGGTGGAATTGGTGGAGATAATGGAGTATCTACGGCGACATCTGCAgcggcggcagcggcagcggcAGCGGGGGCAGCGGCGGCGACGGCAACAGCGACGGCTGCTAATGGTGGCGTGACATATCCAGACTATCGCAATTCGCTGGCGGAAATATTAACTTCCTTCCGTGGCTTTTACAATGGCTATTACGCATCTGGAATGCCTCATCTAATCAGAACTGGCGTGAAGAGCATCTCCACGTCTACGGCCTATTCTAAAGTGATCTCGTATTTGAGCAACCTACCATCATATCTATCATCATGTTCTAACATAGGTTCATATCTATCTAAAATACCTTCTTATCTGAATAACTTTAGCAGTTATGCGCCACAGAGCGCTACGGTGACCGCAACTAGCACGGCCAGCGCATCGAGCTCCGTCAGCAGTCCAGCAATAGCGCCGGCAATAGCACCTGTTGCCCCTATCGAAACCGTGAGTTCTTCGGCATCTGCCAGCGCCTCTGTTGCTGAAATACCAGTGATTTCCGCGGTACCAAATATTGTCTCGCAAGTGCCGATTATTCCCTCTACCGGTGCTGCAAGCGCGGCAGCCACAGCAGCGGTATCGGCGgcggcagcagcagcagcagcatcgACAGTGTCAGCATCACCAATAGTATCAAACTATGTTCAACCCTGCGAACCTGTCTTCGAACCAGTATCATCGGTCATTTCGGAGACCACGGTGTCCGAGAGCGCCTCGAACGTGGCCTCTCCAGGAGTCGTTGCACCAAGTCTCTCAATAGACAATACCCCGGCGGTCGCTTCCGCGTCCGCGTCTGCGTCCGCCTCTTCAGCTTCGAACGTTAGTCCAGTAATCAGTGCTGGTCCAGTGCAGCCACTCAGCCTGCCATATTCACTAAGATATAGGCCCAGGCCGATCTTGTCCGCTGCAGGACCTGCGAGTGCCGCGTCCGCCTCCAGCAGCGCGTCGGTCTCTTCGGGCGGCGGTTTGATCCAGTCAAGTCCATACAGAGGACTCGATTGGAACCTCGGCGGCAGACTTCCGCTGAACCGTCCACAAGTTTACCCTGGTCTTCCTTTTGTAAGGTACCCTTCTGCAAGGTACCCTTCGTCGGGTGCCGCGACGGCCGCCGCATCGTCCGCAGCTTCCGGAAATGCCGCCGCAGCTAGCTCAGCCAGCAGTGTCTCCTCGGGCGGTCTCAATTTCGTCTTGCCCAGAGCACAAATCATCGGCGCACTAGGCCACGACTATCTGACACCAGGTGACATTATATCGATTACTCTGAGGAACAAGGCAATCCTGTGCGGCACCGTACTCGACGCCACCAGTCCGATTAGTTTCAACTTCCTCAGACCGAAGTTGCGCGCTTCCCTTCTTCGTAACGCTGGACGTGTCTGGAATCTCTCACCCGGGGACTTCAGAGATCCCGAGTGCGTCCATAGGCTTAATAGTCCTCGTCTACTGCGTTACGCCAATTAG
- the LOC140669592 gene encoding uncharacterized protein, which produces MSCKILAMMAAMCKLQYLFIIGVYLQLRFSYVLSYKLPYNGVEIVTYGEPCHLSRYLPVTIEEPVKPVTEENVLRTPCVYQPLKLNYQVIDKSPIPYQLQAKYPISIEVPPKVPTKFLEVVKLDPHQRKSYTYNTQIPPPPPVPISTNYNFDLHVPSSPSSTTTDQVSQPVKLLTGLTAKIESSNSCL; this is translated from the exons ATGTCTTGTAAGATCCTTGCAATGATGGCGGCAATGTGCAAATTACAATATCTCTTCATTATTGGCGTCTATTTACAGTTGAGGTTTTCTTATGTATTATCTTACAAATTACCATATAACGGAGTTGAAATAGTTACGTATGGTGAGCCGTGTCATCTATCACGTTATCTACCTGTTACAATTGAG gaACCTGTAAAGCCCGTAACAGAAGAGAATGTCTTGCGTACACCTTGCGTTTATCAACCACTTAAATTAAACTACCAAGTTATCGATAAATCTCCTATCCCCTATCAATTGCAAGCAAAATATCCAATTTCCATAGAAGTACCTCCTAAAGTGCCCACCAAGTTCTTGGAAGTAGTCAAGCTGGATCCTCATCAAAGAAAATCTTATACGTATAATACTCAGATCCCACCGCCTCCACCCGTGCCAATTTCtacgaattataattttgatcttcATGTGCCATCTTCACCATCTTCAACTAC aACCGATCAAGTATCACAGcctgttaaacttttaacaggTCTCACCGCTAAAATTGAAAGTTCTAATTCCTGCTTATGA
- the LOC140669632 gene encoding uncharacterized protein, which yields MRSSVILGVTLLLTIAATSIVQARTIKSEFTYGNLGSGTNACKSENIVVKAVKVQKPLVYASPQAINEAAIARSNSKSKYTSSSSSSCSSSSVGFLGKLIGGSYSSFKPVSGGSSSNSGCGCGKKSEPLEVRDLLFTDPNKQIVPSFEPIGDLCYPNHVQTNKLQVTTKVTPARPSKITYSPPISEQVCVNVLNGQIDQDGIKKLGLNSGTNTGFSRLFDKLSAFDSDSRGKYIFNNAGNTQLYGNLGGYSSSNSVGYSNSNNLGGYSSSNSVGYSNSNNLGGYSSSNSVGYSNSNNLGGYSSSNSVGYSTSGNFGSGYTAYAGTSIGSLGLNSKINNYGTYENKFGTLNNVNSNQALTGNYKSNCYDFGDDPELPQDYSYSHLPADPVSLSLAYKNFFPRITVYNNKNKFVPEDKLSFGHRTIPTETTSNKKKLDVPEEKLQVLDKPVVELKPLLPSTITVNIYDEQEETKLAELEAIERERLNQEVLTKQQQNVITYEDLGYVPINGQLPRPPSTNSIDSLDVEDSGCGPVGPPAPDYVPGSIVINREIINNENEVEDGIQTNVKKVYVNYNDENSYEEDDTEDSTSGIFDRFRYSAQKYNYPCGTSV from the exons ATGAGGTCCTCTGTGATTTTGGGAGTTACCTTACTCCTTACGATAGCGGCCACGTCTATCGTCCAGGCACGTACAATCAAGTCAGAATTCACCTACGGAAATTTAGGTTCAG GCACCAATGCATGCAAAAGCGAGAACATAGTGGTGAAAGCAGTGAAGGTGCAAAAACCACTTGTGTATGCGTCGCCGCAGGCAATTAATGAAGCTGCAATAGCGCGCAGCAACAGCAAGAGTAAATATACCAGCTCTTCATCTTCTTCATGTTCTTCATCTTCTGTCGGTTTTCTTGGAAAATTGATCGGTGGAAGTTATTCTTCCTTCAAACCTGTCTCGGGTGGTTCGAGCTCCAATTCCGGTTGCGGATGCGGAAAGAAATCTGAACCTCTGGAAGTTCGTGATCTTCTGTTCACCGATCCTAATAAACAAATCGTGCCCAG TTTCGAGCCGATCGGTGACCTGTGTTATCCGAACCATGTTCAAACCAACAAACTCCAAGTGACCACCAAAGTAACACCAGCGCGTCCCAGCAAGATCACATATTCTCCTCCTATTTCTGAGCAAGTTTGTGTGAACGTACTCAATGGACAGATCGATCAAGatggaataaaaaaactcGGTTTGAATAGCGGTACCAACACGGGGTTCAGTAGATTGTTTGATAAATTAAGTGCGTTTGATAGCGATAGTCgcggtaaatatattttcaataatgcaGGCAATACTCAGTTATACGGGAATCTTGGAGGGTATAGTAGCTCAAACAGTGTAGGATATAGTAACTCTAACAATCTTGGAGGGTATAGTAGCTCAAACAGTGTAGGATATAGTAACTCTAACAATCTGGGAGGGTATAGTAGCTCAAACAGTGTAGGATATAGTAACTCTAACAATCTTGGAGGGTATAGTAGCTCAAACAGTGTAGGATATAGTACCTCTGGCAATTTTGGATCAGGATATACAGCATATGCAGGTACCAGCATAGGCAGCCTGGGACTGAATTCTAAAATCAACAATTACGGaacatatgaaaataaatttggaacATTGAACAACGTTAATTCTAACCAAGCATTGACtggaaattataaatctaactGTTATGACTTTGGTGATGATCCAG aaCTTCCCCAAGACTACTCGTATTCTCATCTACCTGCGGATCCGGTTTCTCTTTCCTtagcttataaaaatttcttcccACGTATCACagtatacaataataagaataaattcgTGCCAGAAGATAAGCTATCATTCGGTCACAGAACGATACCAACCGAAACGACGtctaacaaaaagaaattagatgTGCCTGAAGAGAAACTTCAAGTTCTCGACAAACCTGTTGTAGAGCTAAAACCATTGCTACCATCTACCATCACCGTCAATATTTATGACGAACAGGAAGAAACTAAGTTAGCTGAACTCGAAGCTATCGAACGTGAAAGACTAAATCAGGAGGTCCTCACCAAACAACAACAAAACGTTATTACGTACGA GGACCTAGGATATGTGCCAATCAATGGACAATTGCCGAGGCCTCCATCAACTAATTCTATTGATTCGTTGGATGTAGAAGACAGTGGTTGCGGTCCGGTAGGACCACCAGCCCCCGACTACGTTCCTGGCAGCATTGTGATCAATCGAGAAATCATAAACAATGAAAACGAAGTCGAGGATGGTATCCAAACAAACGTCAAAAAGGTGTacgttaattataatgacGAGAATAGCTATGAGGAAGACGATACCGAGGATTCAACGTCCGGGATATTCGATAGGTTTAGATATTCTGCCCAGAAATACAATTATCCGTGTGGGACTTCCGTATGA